The sequence CGGCCGGTAGCAGTAGATGCCCACGTCCAGCGGGGCGTTCAGGGAGGCGGACGTCGACTCCACCGAGTAGCACTGGCCGTTCACCCCGGCCAGCGCGGCGGCCGGCGAGACCGCGAGCGGCGCCCGCCGATCGGTGAGCACCGCCAGCCAGTCGGTGAACGGGTGCTGCACCCGGGGGTCCAGCCTCCCCGGCAGGGCGTCGTCGGGGTCGCCGAGGCGTACGCAGCTCGCCGGCTCGGGGCGGCCGGCCGACGGCAGCGCGCACTGGAACAGCCCGTCCACGGTGGCGGCGACCGAGACGTCGACCGTGCCGCCCCGCCCCCAACCGGGCACGTCCACCCGCCAGGAGCCGTCGTTCGCGCTGGTCACCGAGATCGTCCGGTCCGGGCCGTCCGCCGTGGCCAGGGTGTACGTCGCGATGAGGTGGCGGTCCTGGGCGGCGGCCGCCAGCGCGGCCAGCTCGTCGCGGGCCGCGTCCACCTCCGCCGGGATCGGGTCGGCGGTGTCGACCGGGGCCGGCGGCGGGTCGGCGGTGCAGGCGGCCAGCGCCGGCAGGGCGATCGTCAGAACGACGGCCAGCCGCCGGGCTACGCGGAGTTGAGCGTGCACCGGGACATTCTGCGGTGCCCGGAGGGGTCTGCGGAGCCCGCCGTACGGCTGTTGTGCTGGCGTGTCGCACGGCCGGGAGGCGGGGACCACGCGCGGGCCGGCCGTCGGGTCCGATCCTGGTGAGCCGCTTCACGCCCGGCCGGATGGTGGGATCAGCCGGCCCCGCGACGTGCGGTGCCCGATAACCTGGGGAGGTCTGACGCGCGCCGCCGGGCCGGAACCCGGCGGCGTCGGCACGCTCAGGGTCGCCGCTGGGAGGGAGCGCACCGTCGTGGCACTCGTGGTGCAGAAGTACGGCGGGTCCTCCGTCGCCAATGCCGAGCGGATCAAGCGCGTGGCCGAGCGCATCGTGGCCGCCCGCAAGTCCGGGGACGACGTGGTCGTGGTGGTCTCGGCGATGGGCGACAGCACCGACGAGCTGCTCGACCTGGCCCACCAGGTCAGCCCCCTGCCGCCCGGCCGCGAGCTGGACATGCTGCTCACCGCCGGCGAGCGGATCTCCATGGCGCTGCTCGCCATGGCCATCCACAACCTGGGGTACGAGGCCCGCTCGTTCACCGGCTCCCAGGCCGGCGTGATCACCACCTCGGTGCACGGCAGGGCGCGGATCATCGACGTCACGCCGGGCCGCCTCAAAGGTGCCCTGGACGAGGGCGCGGTGGTCATCGTGGCCGGCTTCCAGGGCGTCTCGCAGGACACCAAGGACGTCACCACGCTGGGCCGGGGCGGGTCGGACACCACCGCGGTGGCGCTCGCCGCCGCGCTCGAGGCCGACGTCTGCGAGATCTACACGGACGTGGACGGCGTCTTCAGCGCCGACCCGCGGATCGTGCCGGACGCCCGGCACATCAAGACCATCACCTACGAGGAGATGCTGGAGCTGGCCGCCTGCGGCGCCAAGGTGCTGCACCTGCGCAGCGTCGAGTACGCGCGGCGCGCGGGCTTGCCGATCCACGTCCGTTCGTCATACTCGACCAACACCGGCACGATGGTCACCGGAGCGATGGAGGACCTTCCCGTGGAACAGGCGCTGATCACCGGGGTCGCCCACGACCGCAGCGAAGCGAAGATCACCATCGTCGGGGTGCCGGACGAGCCGGGCGCCGCGGCGCGGATCTTCGACACCGTAGCCGGCGCCGAGATCAACATCGACATGATCGTGCAGAACGTGTCCACCGAGGGCACCGGCCGCACCGACATCTCGTTCACCCTGCCGAAGACCGACGGCCCGACCGCCATGGCCGCCCTCAGCAAGATCCAGGAGGCGGTCAAGTTCAAGGGCCTGCTCTACGACGACCACGTCGGCAAGGTCTCCCTGATCGGCGCCGGCATGCGCTCGCACCCGGGCGTCGCGGCCGGCTTCTTCGCCGCCCTCGGCGCAGCCGGGGTGAACATCGAGATGATCTCCACCTCGGAGATCCGGGTCTCCGTGGTCTGCCGGGACACCGACCTCGACAAGGCGGTCCGGGCCATCCACGACGCCTTCGACCTGGGCGGCGAGACCGAGGCTGTGGTCTACGCGGGCACCGGGCGGTAGCCGGCCGTGTCGTCGCTGCCCACCCTCGCCGTGGTCGGAGCGACCGGTGCGGTCGGCACGGTGATGTGCCAGCTGCTCTCCTCCCGGCGCAACGTCTGGGGGGAGATCCGGCTGCTCGCCTCCGAGCGCTCGGTCGGGCGGCAGGTGCAGTGCCGGGGTGAGCTGCTCACCGTCCAGGCGCTCACCCCCGAGGCGTTCGACGGGGTGGACGTGGCGATGTTCGACGTCCCGGACGAGGTCTCGGCGGAGTGGGCGCCCGTCGCGGTCGCCCGCGGCGCGGTGGTGGTGGACAATTCCGGTGCGTTCCGGATGGACCCGGACGTCCCGCTGGTGGTCCCCGAGATCAACCCCGAGCAGGTGCGTAATCGGCCCAAGGGGATCATCGCCAACGCCAACTGCACCACGCTGGCGATGATCATGGCGGTCGCGCCGCTGCACCACGAGTACGGCCTCCGCGAGCTGGTGCTCGCGTCGTACCAGGCGGTGTCCGGGGCGGGGCAGGCCGGCGTGGACGCGCTGCACGCGCAGCTCGGCAAGATCGCCGGGGATCGGGTGCTCGGCTCCCGTCCGGGCGACGTGCGGCAGGCGGTCGGCGACGAGCTGGGTCCGTTCCCGGCCCCGCTGGCGCTCAACGTGGTGCCCTGGGCCGGCTCGCTGGCCGACGGCGGCTGGTCGTCCGAGGAGATGAAGATGCG comes from Micromonospora viridifaciens and encodes:
- a CDS encoding aspartate kinase; amino-acid sequence: MALVVQKYGGSSVANAERIKRVAERIVAARKSGDDVVVVVSAMGDSTDELLDLAHQVSPLPPGRELDMLLTAGERISMALLAMAIHNLGYEARSFTGSQAGVITTSVHGRARIIDVTPGRLKGALDEGAVVIVAGFQGVSQDTKDVTTLGRGGSDTTAVALAAALEADVCEIYTDVDGVFSADPRIVPDARHIKTITYEEMLELAACGAKVLHLRSVEYARRAGLPIHVRSSYSTNTGTMVTGAMEDLPVEQALITGVAHDRSEAKITIVGVPDEPGAAARIFDTVAGAEINIDMIVQNVSTEGTGRTDISFTLPKTDGPTAMAALSKIQEAVKFKGLLYDDHVGKVSLIGAGMRSHPGVAAGFFAALGAAGVNIEMISTSEIRVSVVCRDTDLDKAVRAIHDAFDLGGETEAVVYAGTGR